A portion of the Vicingus serpentipes genome contains these proteins:
- a CDS encoding DUF7948 domain-containing protein has product MKNIFLLALLTLANVFTFAHGHKNSESDFHFTENKGQINKVVKYHTKLHVGDIYFESNAFTFDLYSEEDLNQLYQRRHTKKGRELADDSELMLRKNVYKMNFVNSNSSVSVSGNEEMEGVKNYLRGNDPTKWASGVKSFYHLNYNNIYDNIDAEVYPKDDFLKYDFIVKVGGNPNDILINYEGVSSLSLNNGSLEVELPNTHVKELAPVAYQTINGVKTNVRCKFVLNGNNVSFTFPDGYNTNEELIIDPTWVFSTLTGSTADNWGFTATYDDNGNFYGGGIAFASGFPTTAGAYDVSFGGVIDAAIIKYNPTGTARVYATYLGGSRADQPHSLVTNAAGELVILGVTASTNFPTSPGAYSTSHSGGNTVSPNSAQFTGGSDIFVTKLNAAGNALIGSTYIGGSGNDGLSLNTNLNFNYSDENRGEVVIDNNGDIYIASTSNSTNYPTTAGCHQPNRAGNYDAVVSKFSATLDVLHWSTYMGGSSGDAGYSIRVNESNNTVAVCGGTVSNDIGTTPGVIKPTYGGSTDGYIGVLNNADGSLNALTYIGTNSYDQAYILEVDKFGDIFATGQSKGAYPVSGGVYSNANSPQFIHKMSGDLTTTDFSTVFGSGSNTAVDISITAFLVDNCSNIYVAGWGGGSNNEGSTTGMPVTANAIDGTTDGSDFYFIVLERDAQSLLYGTYFGDASSDEHVDGGTSRFDKKGTIYQGVCAACGGGNNFPTSPGAYSSTNGSSNCNFGAIKIGLDFQGVTASAIDPGPQTLCNPPFDVNFDAGTTPPPNTYWDFGDATTLGVGVDYTPTHTYADSGTYTVMYVAIDSSSCNIADTVYFTVDVIQTGTLTASIDIPPYDPCTVGGLTVDYNFTGTGADSLWWDMGNGTTYIDSVDFSYTYNTPGTYYVEMQAYEFACGGFVSIKDTIDFNPVFTSVTAVDPGPQTLCNPPFDVTFDAGGTPPNTYWDFGDGTTLGVGVDYNPTHTYADSGTYIVMSVAIDSNSCNFSDTAYFTVDVIQTGTLDAQINIPSYDPCSVGGLTVNYNFTGSGADSLWWDMGDGTTYSDSVNFNYIYNTPGTYYVEMQAYEFACGGFVSIIDTIDFNPVFTSVTAVDPGDQTICNAPFNVDFDAGGTPANTFWDFGDGTTLGIGVDYTPTHTYADTGSYVVMSVAIDSSTCNIADTAYFNITLIQPAALDAQIVIPAYDPCTTGGLTVDYSFTGAGADSLYWNMGDGTTYIDSVNFSYTYNTPGTYYVEMQAYEFACSTSATIMDTIDFNPVFTSVTAVDPGDQTICAAPFNVDFDAGGTPPNTFWDFGDGTTLGIGVDYTPTHTYADTGSYVVMSVAIDSSTCNIADTAYFNISIIQPEELDAQFVIPPYDPCQSTLNVNLSFTGTGADSLYWNMGNGDVFVNDQNVNYTYTTPGEFIIELLAYDFDCNVTESISDTVRFFPTNAQVNTSINPNVDVCGSNLAVNFSSGNPAPPQNYWDFGDGNTSTSIDPVHTYLTSGTYNGFFVAIDSNTCNIADTMYFPITVNLIPELSVNFEYVPPVPCEAINYSVELAANAEGADSIYWTMGDGTEFINDTIISYEYAGPGTYAITVTLFKEGCAPKVFSNGATFIELAESSGIVPNVFTPNGDGFNDELVFLGVDNTENYSIRIFNRWGQTVFESTDAQDNWDGKGSNDGTYFYELRYTDVCSNEEKLVTGYVTLIGKN; this is encoded by the coding sequence ATGAAGAATATTTTCTTACTAGCCTTGCTAACTTTAGCAAATGTATTCACTTTTGCTCATGGGCATAAAAATTCTGAATCAGATTTTCATTTTACAGAAAATAAAGGTCAGATAAATAAAGTTGTTAAATATCATACAAAACTTCATGTTGGAGATATTTATTTTGAATCAAATGCATTTACATTTGACCTTTATTCTGAAGAAGACTTAAATCAGCTATACCAGAGGAGACATACGAAAAAAGGTAGAGAGCTTGCTGATGACTCTGAACTAATGTTAAGGAAAAATGTTTATAAAATGAATTTTGTAAATTCAAATTCATCAGTTTCGGTATCTGGGAATGAGGAAATGGAAGGAGTTAAAAATTATTTAAGAGGTAATGATCCTACAAAATGGGCTTCAGGTGTTAAGTCTTTCTATCATTTAAATTATAATAATATTTATGATAATATTGATGCAGAAGTTTATCCTAAAGATGATTTTTTGAAATATGATTTTATTGTAAAAGTAGGGGGTAATCCTAATGATATTCTTATAAACTATGAAGGTGTTTCATCTTTAAGTTTAAATAATGGTTCATTAGAAGTAGAGTTGCCAAATACGCATGTGAAAGAACTAGCACCAGTAGCTTATCAAACAATAAATGGGGTAAAAACCAATGTAAGATGTAAGTTTGTTTTAAATGGAAATAACGTTTCTTTTACATTTCCTGACGGATATAATACAAATGAAGAACTAATTATTGATCCAACTTGGGTGTTTTCAACTTTAACAGGCTCTACAGCTGATAACTGGGGGTTTACAGCAACTTACGATGATAATGGAAATTTTTATGGAGGAGGTATAGCATTTGCAAGTGGTTTTCCAACTACAGCAGGTGCTTATGATGTTTCTTTTGGAGGTGTAATAGATGCTGCAATTATAAAATATAATCCAACTGGAACTGCAAGAGTATATGCAACTTATTTAGGAGGCAGTAGAGCAGATCAGCCCCATAGTTTAGTAACAAATGCAGCAGGTGAACTTGTAATTTTAGGAGTAACAGCCTCTACTAATTTCCCTACAAGTCCAGGGGCATATAGTACTTCTCATAGTGGAGGTAATACTGTCAGTCCGAATTCAGCACAATTTACAGGAGGGTCTGATATTTTCGTTACTAAATTAAATGCAGCAGGAAATGCTTTAATAGGAAGTACATATATTGGAGGAAGTGGAAATGACGGTTTATCATTAAATACAAATTTAAACTTTAACTACTCTGATGAAAATAGAGGAGAGGTAGTAATTGATAATAATGGAGATATTTATATTGCTTCTACTTCAAACTCTACAAATTATCCTACAACTGCAGGTTGTCATCAACCAAATAGAGCAGGTAATTATGACGCTGTAGTTTCAAAATTTTCAGCAACTCTAGATGTTTTGCATTGGTCTACATATATGGGAGGTTCTAGCGGTGATGCTGGATATTCTATAAGGGTGAATGAGTCGAATAATACTGTGGCAGTATGTGGAGGTACAGTAAGTAATGATATTGGAACGACTCCGGGTGTTATAAAGCCTACTTATGGAGGTTCAACAGATGGGTATATTGGTGTTTTAAATAATGCAGATGGGTCATTAAATGCATTAACTTATATTGGTACAAATTCTTATGATCAAGCTTATATTTTAGAAGTAGATAAATTTGGTGATATTTTTGCAACTGGACAGTCAAAAGGTGCTTATCCTGTTTCTGGAGGAGTTTATAGTAATGCAAATTCACCTCAATTTATTCATAAAATGAGTGGTGATTTAACCACTACAGATTTTAGTACGGTTTTCGGTTCAGGCTCAAATACTGCCGTAGATATTTCTATTACAGCGTTTTTAGTTGATAATTGTAGTAATATTTATGTAGCAGGTTGGGGAGGGGGCTCTAACAATGAAGGGTCAACTACAGGTATGCCTGTAACTGCGAATGCAATAGATGGAACAACTGATGGTAGTGACTTTTATTTTATTGTATTAGAGAGAGATGCTCAAAGTTTATTGTATGGTACATACTTTGGGGATGCTTCTTCTGACGAACATGTTGATGGTGGTACTTCTCGTTTTGATAAGAAAGGAACAATTTACCAAGGCGTTTGTGCTGCTTGTGGAGGTGGTAATAATTTTCCTACTTCGCCTGGAGCATACTCTAGCACTAACGGATCCTCTAATTGTAATTTCGGAGCCATAAAAATTGGTTTAGATTTTCAAGGAGTTACTGCAAGCGCAATTGACCCAGGACCTCAAACACTTTGTAACCCTCCGTTTGATGTTAATTTTGATGCAGGAACAACTCCTCCACCTAATACTTATTGGGACTTTGGAGATGCAACAACTTTAGGGGTAGGGGTTGATTATACTCCAACACATACTTATGCTGATTCTGGTACTTATACGGTAATGTATGTAGCTATCGACTCTTCTTCATGTAATATTGCTGATACAGTATATTTCACTGTAGATGTTATCCAAACAGGAACATTGACGGCAAGTATAGATATACCTCCTTATGATCCTTGTACTGTTGGAGGACTAACTGTAGATTATAACTTTACAGGAACTGGAGCCGATTCTCTTTGGTGGGATATGGGTAATGGCACAACATATATTGATAGTGTTGACTTTAGTTATACTTATAACACACCTGGCACATACTATGTAGAGATGCAAGCCTATGAATTTGCATGTGGTGGATTTGTATCAATTAAGGATACTATAGATTTTAACCCAGTATTTACGTCTGTTACTGCAGTTGATCCTGGGCCTCAAACATTATGTAATCCACCTTTTGATGTGACTTTTGATGCAGGAGGAACACCTCCGAATACTTATTGGGATTTTGGAGATGGAACTACACTTGGAGTAGGAGTTGATTATAATCCAACTCACACTTATGCAGATTCTGGTACATATATAGTGATGTCTGTAGCAATTGATTCTAACTCTTGTAATTTTTCTGACACAGCTTATTTTACAGTAGACGTTATTCAAACAGGTACATTAGATGCTCAAATTAATATACCATCTTATGACCCGTGTTCTGTTGGTGGTTTAACTGTGAACTATAATTTCACAGGCTCTGGAGCAGATTCACTTTGGTGGGATATGGGTGATGGAACTACCTATAGTGATAGTGTTAACTTTAACTATATATATAATACTCCGGGTACTTATTATGTAGAGATGCAAGCTTATGAATTTGCATGTGGAGGGTTTGTTTCAATAATAGATACTATTGATTTTAACCCTGTATTTACATCTGTTACTGCAGTTGATCCAGGTGATCAAACAATATGTAATGCACCATTTAATGTAGATTTTGATGCTGGAGGTACTCCTGCAAATACATTTTGGGATTTTGGAGATGGAACAACATTAGGAATAGGTGTTGATTACACTCCAACACATACATATGCAGATACAGGCAGTTATGTTGTAATGTCAGTAGCAATTGATTCTTCAACATGTAATATTGCTGATACAGCATATTTTAATATTACTCTTATTCAACCAGCTGCGTTAGATGCACAAATCGTAATACCTGCTTATGATCCATGTACTACCGGTGGTTTAACTGTAGATTATTCATTTACAGGAGCAGGAGCAGATTCTTTATATTGGAATATGGGTGATGGCACAACTTATATTGATAGTGTTAATTTTAGCTATACTTATAATACTCCAGGAACATATTATGTAGAGATGCAAGCGTATGAATTTGCTTGTAGTACAAGTGCTACAATAATGGATACAATAGATTTTAATCCAGTGTTTACTTCAGTAACAGCAGTTGATCCAGGAGATCAAACGATATGTGCTGCTCCTTTTAATGTTGATTTTGACGCCGGAGGAACGCCTCCAAATACGTTTTGGGATTTTGGAGATGGAACAACATTAGGAATAGGTGTTGATTACACTCCAACACATACTTATGCAGATACAGGAAGTTATGTTGTAATGTCAGTTGCAATTGATTCGTCAACTTGTAATATTGCTGATACTGCGTATTTTAATATTTCAATAATTCAACCTGAGGAGTTAGACGCTCAATTTGTAATACCTCCTTATGATCCATGCCAATCTACTTTGAATGTCAATCTTAGTTTTACAGGAACTGGAGCTGATTCATTGTATTGGAATATGGGGAATGGAGATGTTTTTGTTAATGATCAAAATGTTAATTATACCTACACCACACCAGGTGAATTTATTATTGAACTACTTGCTTATGATTTTGATTGTAATGTTACTGAGTCAATTAGTGATACAGTACGTTTTTTCCCTACTAATGCACAAGTAAACACTTCAATCAACCCTAATGTTGATGTTTGTGGTTCTAATTTAGCTGTTAATTTTTCATCTGGAAATCCAGCTCCTCCTCAAAATTATTGGGATTTTGGAGATGGAAATACTTCAACAAGTATTGACCCAGTTCATACTTATTTAACTTCTGGTACTTATAATGGATTTTTTGTAGCAATTGATTCTAATACTTGTAATATTGCTGATACAATGTATTTCCCAATTACAGTGAATTTAATACCAGAGTTGAGTGTTAATTTTGAATATGTTCCGCCAGTTCCTTGTGAAGCAATAAATTATTCAGTTGAATTAGCTGCAAATGCAGAAGGAGCTGATTCTATTTATTGGACGATGGGTGATGGGACAGAATTTATTAATGACACAATAATTTCTTATGAATATGCTGGTCCGGGAACTTATGCAATTACTGTTACTTTATTTAAAGAAGGATGTGCTCCTAAAGTATTTTCTAATGGAGCAACTTTTATTGAGTTAGCTGAATCATCAGGTATTGTTCCTAATGTTTTTACACCTAATGGAGATGGCTTTAATGATGAATTAGTCTTTTTAGGAGTAGATAATACTGAGAATTATAGTATAAGAATTTTTAATAGATGGGGTCAAACAGTTTTTGAATCTACAGATGCTCAAGATAATTGGGACGGTAAAGGTTCAAATGATGGTACTTATTTTTATGAGTTGAGATATACGGATGTATGTAGTAATGAAGAAAAATTAGTTACCGGATATGTAACCCTAATTGGAAAGAATTAA
- a CDS encoding DUF1573 domain-containing protein yields MKKVLLSFGLVVCTIIGMQAQDTKVDAAATTIDNPNAPVMTFETEVIDYGTIEQGADGVREFVFTNTGKEPLIISNSRGSCGCTVPTWPKEPILPGEKSVIKVKYDTKRLGAINKSVTITSNATEATKVIRIKGNIIAPKTTPVKENATGAPVAN; encoded by the coding sequence ATGAAAAAAGTATTATTATCGTTTGGGTTAGTTGTTTGTACCATTATAGGTATGCAAGCACAAGACACTAAAGTTGATGCTGCTGCAACTACTATTGACAACCCAAATGCACCAGTAATGACATTTGAGACTGAAGTTATTGACTACGGTACAATTGAACAAGGTGCTGATGGTGTTAGAGAATTTGTATTTACTAACACTGGTAAAGAACCATTAATTATTTCAAACTCTAGAGGAAGTTGTGGATGTACAGTTCCAACATGGCCAAAAGAACCAATTTTACCTGGTGAAAAATCTGTAATTAAGGTAAAATATGACACTAAGAGATTAGGTGCTATTAATAAGTCAGTTACAATTACTTCAAATGCTACTGAAGCAACTAAAGTAATTAGAATTAAAGGAAATATTATTGCTCCTAAAACAACTCCAGTAAAAGAGAACGCTACTGGTGCTCCAGTTGCAAATTAA
- a CDS encoding choice-of-anchor L domain-containing protein: MKYIYILCTLFFLSLFSQAQVVTDNSNTVEYYIQNVLLGSGVSVSNITINGNPANVNEPMVGEFTDASSSIGLPNGLILGSGDIDLASQNNTSGSSSLGGGGNSGQDPDLSVIATNTLYDQTIVEFDFIPLGDTLSFNYVFASEEYNEFVCSGYNDVFGFFLTGTNPLGGTYNSQNIALVPNPSIPGTFTNTAVAINTINLGVAGSSGTASNCNAIDPAWTSYNVFYVNHPGVSNYTYDGRTVSLPVIAPVVCGLTYHIKMAIADAGDGGYDSGVFLEAGSFSSNGALDATTADVPSNIQLCGSPFNVTFNTGPNPPPASYWDLGDGTILTNLDTVNHTYADSGTYVVMYVADDPSPCVQADTAYFTVDVIQTGTLDAQIDIPPYNPCQDSLTILLAFTGSGADSLYWDMGNGDTFINDTLISYTYYTNGNYILTFQAYDFACGGFNTIKDTIRFNPVFTAVTATTPGDQEFCGAPFSVDFTSGGTPPPNSFWDFGDIAPNDTSTLDNVTYTYADTGSYTVMYVAIDSNTCNIADTAYFDITLTPAEVLDAQFTIPPYNDCQDSLTVSLAFTGTGADSLYWSMGEGTTYINDTLVNHTYTSNGDFIVTFEAYDLQCNTSATLTDTVHFNPVFTAVTAVVPDSINECEGNLTVDFSSGNPGPPQNIWDFGDGVGTSTQIDPTYTYASNGTYTVTFTAIDSSTCNIYETASFDVVINSLPAINVSMDYVPPVPCEAVDYKVELAASLANADSIFWDMGDGTTFSEDTVISYEYATFGNYTIVVTLFNDDCGAKSFSYNADFIELEESSGIIPNVFTPNGDGMNDELVFLGIDQTQDYSIRIFNRWGQTVFESTDAQDNWDGKGSNDGTYFYELRYTDVCSNEEKLVTGYVTLIGKN, encoded by the coding sequence ATGAAATATATATATATATTATGCACACTATTTTTCTTAAGCTTATTCTCACAAGCTCAAGTAGTAACTGATAATTCCAATACTGTTGAATATTATATTCAAAATGTTTTATTAGGGTCAGGAGTATCTGTAAGTAATATAACTATTAATGGCAATCCTGCAAATGTGAATGAACCGATGGTTGGTGAATTTACTGATGCATCATCAAGTATTGGATTGCCAAATGGATTAATTTTAGGCTCAGGAGATATTGATTTAGCTTCACAGAATAATACTTCAGGTAGTTCGAGTCTAGGTGGAGGAGGAAATTCTGGTCAAGATCCAGATCTGTCGGTTATTGCTACAAATACTCTTTATGATCAAACAATAGTTGAGTTTGATTTTATTCCTTTAGGAGACACTTTGAGTTTTAATTATGTTTTTGCTTCTGAAGAATATAATGAGTTTGTTTGTTCGGGGTATAATGATGTTTTTGGTTTTTTTTTAACTGGCACTAATCCATTAGGGGGTACTTATAATTCTCAAAATATTGCATTAGTACCTAATCCTTCTATTCCTGGAACTTTTACAAATACAGCAGTTGCAATTAACACAATAAATTTAGGTGTTGCAGGTTCTAGTGGGACTGCTTCCAACTGTAATGCAATAGATCCAGCATGGACATCTTATAATGTATTTTATGTTAATCATCCTGGAGTTTCAAATTATACTTATGATGGAAGAACAGTTTCACTTCCAGTTATTGCTCCAGTAGTTTGTGGTTTAACCTATCATATTAAGATGGCAATTGCAGATGCTGGTGATGGAGGTTATGATTCAGGAGTTTTTTTAGAAGCAGGTAGTTTCTCTTCTAATGGAGCGTTAGATGCAACAACTGCTGATGTACCTTCAAATATCCAATTATGTGGATCTCCTTTTAATGTAACATTTAACACAGGTCCAAATCCACCACCTGCAAGTTATTGGGATCTAGGAGATGGAACTATTTTAACAAATCTAGATACTGTTAATCATACTTATGCAGATTCAGGTACTTATGTTGTTATGTATGTGGCTGATGATCCATCTCCATGTGTTCAAGCTGATACAGCTTATTTTACTGTAGATGTAATACAAACAGGAACACTAGATGCACAAATAGATATACCACCTTATAACCCTTGTCAAGATAGTTTAACCATTCTATTAGCATTCACAGGCTCAGGAGCTGACTCATTGTATTGGGATATGGGCAATGGAGACACATTTATTAATGACACATTGATTTCATATACTTATTATACAAACGGAAATTATATTCTTACTTTTCAAGCATATGATTTTGCCTGTGGAGGATTTAATACAATTAAAGATACAATTCGTTTTAACCCTGTTTTTACAGCTGTAACAGCTACAACTCCAGGAGATCAGGAATTTTGTGGGGCGCCATTCAGTGTTGACTTCACATCTGGAGGAACTCCTCCTCCAAATAGTTTTTGGGATTTTGGAGATATTGCTCCAAATGACACATCTACATTAGATAATGTAACCTATACTTATGCTGATACAGGAAGTTATACTGTAATGTATGTTGCAATCGATTCAAACACTTGTAATATTGCAGATACAGCTTATTTTGACATTACTTTAACTCCAGCAGAGGTTTTAGATGCTCAATTTACTATTCCTCCATACAATGATTGTCAAGATTCGTTGACTGTAAGTTTGGCATTTACAGGTACTGGAGCAGATTCATTGTATTGGAGTATGGGAGAAGGAACTACATATATTAATGATACATTGGTTAATCATACTTATACTTCAAATGGAGATTTTATAGTGACATTTGAAGCTTATGACTTACAATGTAATACTAGTGCTACTTTAACTGATACAGTTCATTTTAATCCTGTTTTTACAGCTGTAACAGCTGTTGTTCCTGATTCAATTAATGAATGTGAAGGTAATTTAACAGTTGACTTTTCATCTGGAAATCCTGGGCCTCCACAAAATATATGGGATTTTGGTGATGGAGTAGGAACATCCACTCAAATAGATCCAACTTATACTTATGCAAGTAACGGAACTTATACTGTAACTTTTACAGCTATTGATTCATCTACATGTAATATTTATGAGACTGCTAGTTTTGATGTGGTTATTAATTCATTACCAGCTATAAATGTAAGCATGGATTATGTGCCACCAGTTCCATGTGAGGCTGTAGATTATAAAGTCGAGTTAGCAGCCTCATTAGCAAATGCAGATTCTATTTTCTGGGATATGGGAGATGGAACTACATTTAGTGAAGATACAGTAATTTCATATGAATATGCTACGTTTGGAAATTATACAATTGTTGTAACATTATTTAATGATGATTGTGGTGCTAAATCATTTTCATACAATGCTGACTTTATAGAATTGGAAGAATCATCTGGAATAATACCAAATGTGTTTACACCAAATGGAGATGGTATGAATGATGAATTGGTTTTCTTAGGAATTGATCAAACTCAGGATTATAGTATAAGAATTTTTAATAGATGGGGTCAAACAGTTTTTGAATCTACAGATGCTCAAGATAATTGGGACGGTAAAGGTTCAAATGATGGTACTTATTTTTATGAGTTGAGATATACGGATGTATGTAGTAATGAAGAAAAATTAGTTACCGGATATGTAACCCTAATTGGTAAGAATTAA
- a CDS encoding valine--tRNA ligase translates to MEIAKNYSPKDIESKWYEYWMKNDFFSSVPDDREPYTIVIPPPNVTGVLHMGHMLNNTIQDVLIRKARMEGKNACWVPGTDHASIATESKVVNLLREKGINKRDIGREKFLEHAYEWKDKYGGIILDQLKRLGASCDWNRTRFTMEPKLNEAVIHSFVELHKKGYIYKDWKIVNWDPTAQTTLSNEEVIRKDVQSKLYHVKYKLADSDEYIVIATTRPETIMGDSAVCVHPKDERYFHLHGKKVIVPMVGREVPIICDDYIDIEFGTGMLKVTPAHDTNDYEIGQRHNLEVIDTFNDDGTISEVAGIFVGEDRFVVRKKVAKLLEEKGQLVKVEEITNNVGFSERNPDTVVEPKLSLQWFVKMDEMVKPALEHVMNDDIQFYPSKFKNTYNHWLENIREWPISRQLWWGQQIPAYYYNEVNDYVIAETKEEALELAKIESGNSSLKLDDLRQDEDVVDTWFSSWLWPISVFDGFGEDKTEIDYYYPTNVLVTGWDIIFFWVARMIFAGYEFKNEQPFKDVYFTGMVRDKQRRKMSKSLGNSPDALGLIDTYGADSVRFGMLSCAAAGNDLLFDESLLEQGGKFSTKIWNAFRLVKGWEVDESLTQPESAKIAIEWFDSKLNGTLISIEDNFSKYRLSDALMSTYKLIWNDFCSWYLECVKPEYLKPIDKATLKVTINYFEQLLKVLHPFMPFVTEELWQNIEERKEGETIMLLDYPKTGKVNMHLLADFEYTTNVISEIRTLRKSKNIANKDQIELLVKKNENINLDLDTLVSKLTNLSSLTYVDNKVDGAFSFVVKSNEYYIPLAGNVDVEAEIEKIKAELEYAKGSLNIANKKLSNEKFVSGAPEQVVAAEQKKKIDAEAKIKVLEEQLASLN, encoded by the coding sequence ATGGAGATTGCAAAAAACTATTCACCAAAAGATATAGAAAGTAAATGGTATGAATACTGGATGAAAAATGATTTTTTCAGCTCAGTTCCAGATGATAGAGAGCCATATACAATTGTAATTCCACCTCCAAATGTTACGGGTGTTTTACATATGGGGCATATGTTAAATAATACAATTCAAGATGTATTGATTAGAAAAGCGCGTATGGAAGGGAAGAATGCATGTTGGGTTCCTGGTACTGATCATGCATCTATTGCTACAGAATCAAAAGTGGTAAATCTTTTAAGAGAAAAAGGTATAAACAAAAGAGATATAGGAAGAGAAAAGTTTTTAGAACATGCATACGAATGGAAGGATAAGTATGGAGGTATTATACTTGATCAATTAAAAAGATTAGGAGCAAGTTGCGATTGGAATAGAACTCGTTTTACTATGGAACCTAAACTGAATGAAGCTGTAATTCATTCTTTTGTTGAGTTACATAAAAAAGGATACATATATAAAGATTGGAAGATTGTAAATTGGGATCCAACAGCCCAAACAACTTTATCTAATGAAGAAGTAATCCGTAAAGATGTTCAGTCTAAATTGTATCATGTTAAATATAAATTAGCTGATAGTGATGAATACATTGTAATAGCTACAACTCGTCCTGAAACAATAATGGGAGATAGTGCAGTATGTGTTCACCCAAAAGATGAACGTTACTTTCATTTACATGGTAAAAAAGTAATTGTTCCAATGGTTGGAAGAGAAGTGCCAATTATTTGTGATGATTATATAGATATTGAGTTTGGGACAGGAATGTTAAAAGTTACTCCAGCACATGATACAAATGATTATGAAATTGGACAACGTCATAATTTAGAAGTGATAGATACTTTTAATGATGATGGAACTATTAGTGAGGTTGCAGGAATATTCGTAGGAGAGGATCGTTTTGTTGTTCGTAAAAAAGTAGCTAAATTATTAGAAGAGAAAGGGCAGTTAGTTAAGGTTGAGGAAATTACAAATAATGTTGGTTTTTCAGAAAGAAATCCTGATACAGTAGTTGAGCCTAAATTGTCTCTTCAATGGTTCGTAAAGATGGATGAAATGGTAAAGCCAGCTTTAGAACATGTAATGAATGATGACATACAGTTTTATCCATCAAAATTTAAAAACACTTATAATCACTGGTTAGAGAATATTAGAGAGTGGCCAATTTCTCGTCAACTATGGTGGGGACAACAAATCCCCGCTTATTATTATAATGAAGTTAACGATTATGTTATTGCGGAGACTAAAGAAGAAGCTTTAGAGTTAGCTAAAATAGAGTCAGGTAATTCAAGTTTAAAGTTAGATGATTTAAGACAAGATGAAGATGTTGTAGATACATGGTTTTCTTCTTGGTTATGGCCAATTTCTGTATTTGATGGATTTGGAGAAGATAAAACAGAAATAGACTATTATTACCCAACTAATGTTTTGGTTACAGGTTGGGATATTATTTTCTTTTGGGTTGCTCGAATGATATTTGCAGGATATGAATTTAAAAATGAACAACCTTTTAAGGATGTTTATTTTACCGGGATGGTGAGAGATAAGCAGCGAAGAAAGATGAGTAAATCTCTAGGGAATTCTCCTGATGCCTTGGGTTTAATTGATACTTATGGTGCTGATAGTGTTCGTTTTGGGATGCTTTCATGTGCAGCTGCAGGTAATGATTTATTGTTTGATGAGTCTTTATTAGAACAAGGGGGTAAATTTTCAACTAAAATTTGGAATGCATTTAGATTGGTAAAAGGTTGGGAAGTTGATGAGTCATTAACACAGCCAGAAAGTGCTAAGATTGCTATTGAATGGTTCGATTCTAAATTAAATGGAACATTAATTTCTATTGAAGACAATTTTTCAAAATATAGGTTGTCAGATGCTTTAATGAGTACTTATAAATTAATATGGAACGACTTCTGTTCTTGGTACTTAGAATGTGTAAAGCCAGAGTACTTAAAGCCAATTGATAAAGCTACTCTTAAAGTTACTATTAACTATTTCGAACAACTATTAAAAGTATTGCATCCTTTTATGCCATTTGTAACGGAGGAGTTATGGCAAAATATTGAAGAAAGAAAAGAAGGTGAAACAATTATGTTGTTGGATTATCCAAAAACTGGTAAAGTTAATATGCATTTGTTAGCTGATTTTGAGTATACCACAAATGTTATTTCTGAAATAAGAACTTTACGTAAATCGAAAAATATAGCTAATAAAGACCAGATTGAATTATTGGTTAAGAAAAACGAAAATATTAATCTAGATTTAGATACTTTAGTTAGTAAATTAACTAATTTATCAAGCTTAACTTATGTTGATAATAAAGTTGATGGAGCTTTCTCATTTGTAGTAAAAAGTAATGAGTATTATATTCCTTTAGCAGGAAATGTTGATGTAGAGGCTGAAATTGAAAAGATTAAAGCTGAATTAGAATATGCAAAAGGGTCGTTAAATATTGCAAATAAAAAATTAAGTAACGAAAAATTTGTTTCAGGTGCACCAGAGCAAGTAGTAGCTGCAGAGCAAAAGAAAAAAATAGATGCTGAAGCTAAAATTAAAGTTTTAGAGGAGCAGTTGGCTAGTTTAAATTAA